The following coding sequences lie in one Miscanthus floridulus cultivar M001 chromosome 9, ASM1932011v1, whole genome shotgun sequence genomic window:
- the LOC136480177 gene encoding uncharacterized protein, with translation MDRSNYRTKTLTFNVVGFPGTFHDILGRSCYAKFMAVPNYTYLKLKMPGPRGVITIGTSFQRAYECEVECCGHASVVVTSKELATLREEVAEKTPDARKSIGSFEPTEGSKEVLMDPSNSEAKKVRIGTALSSE, from the coding sequence atggatcggtccaattacaggactaagaccctcaccttcaacgtagtggggttcccgggaacTTTCCACGACATCCTGGGACGAtcgtgttacgcgaagttcatggccgtccccaactatacgtaccttaagctgaagatgccgggcccccgcggggtcatcaccatcggcacctccttccaacgcgcttacgagtgtgaagtcgaatgctgcggtcACGCCTCCGTAGTCGTCACCTCCAAggaactcgccaccctcagggaggaggttgccGAAAAAACACCCGACGCCAGGAAATCGATCGGGTCGTTCGAACCgacagagggctccaaggaggtcctcatggaCCCCAGCAACTCCGAGGCTAAaaaggtacgcattggtaccgcgctctcctccgaatag